One Tolypothrix bouteillei VB521301 DNA window includes the following coding sequences:
- a CDS encoding glycosyltransferase family 2 protein yields MPKVTVVIPAYNAMAYLPETVDSVLKQTFTDFEVLIVNDGSTDNVVEWASQVTDARVKLMTQENQRVSVARNTGINNAQGEYIAFLDADDLWEPTKLEKQVRCLDENPEVGLVYTWTLLVDKDNNPTGRVFASDVEGKAWDKILENDMISSGSSTMVRRSCFDTVGLFDPTLYYAPDFDMWVRIALQYPIMVVKEPLLRYRQLPNSFSRNRQKMVEDLRQVIEKTFKSLPLELLYLRNRCYANMFLKLAWVAVDDGDCKKAAHFREQAVLHYSPVKFSEQYLRLSLAIAMIRFFGSQGYDGVRTFTHSLRLRMLGLGRPVTGER; encoded by the coding sequence ATGCCAAAAGTTACTGTTGTTATTCCTGCCTACAATGCTATGGCTTATCTGCCAGAAACGGTCGATAGCGTTCTCAAGCAAACATTCACTGACTTTGAAGTATTGATTGTGAATGATGGCAGTACAGATAACGTGGTTGAATGGGCTTCTCAAGTCACAGATGCGCGAGTGAAACTGATGACTCAAGAGAACCAACGCGTATCCGTAGCACGCAATACGGGAATTAACAACGCTCAAGGGGAATATATAGCCTTTCTAGATGCTGATGATTTGTGGGAACCAACCAAGTTAGAAAAACAAGTGCGTTGCTTGGATGAAAATCCAGAAGTCGGTTTGGTATATACTTGGACGCTCTTAGTCGATAAGGATAACAATCCCACAGGAAGAGTCTTTGCTTCCGATGTTGAAGGTAAGGCGTGGGATAAGATTCTTGAAAATGACATGATCTCTAGTGGAAGTTCTACTATGGTGCGTCGTTCTTGCTTTGACACTGTCGGATTGTTCGACCCCACCTTGTATTATGCACCTGATTTTGATATGTGGGTTCGCATTGCGCTCCAGTATCCCATTATGGTTGTTAAAGAACCTCTACTCCGCTACCGACAACTCCCTAACAGTTTCTCGAGAAACCGTCAGAAAATGGTGGAGGATCTGCGCCAAGTAATCGAAAAAACATTTAAATCACTTCCCCTAGAACTGCTGTATTTGAGAAATCGGTGTTACGCCAATATGTTTCTTAAATTAGCATGGGTAGCTGTAGATGACGGAGACTGCAAAAAAGCGGCTCACTTCCGAGAGCAGGCTGTATTACACTATTCACCAGTAAAGTTTTCCGAACAATACCTGCGATTGAGTTTGGCGATCGCAATGATACGTTTCTTTGGCTCGCAAGGTTACGACGGAGTGAGAACCTTCACCCATTCCCTGCGACTGCGTATGTTAGGGCTCGGGAGACCCGTGACTGGCGAGCGGTAA